From a single Fulvivirga ulvae genomic region:
- a CDS encoding sigma-54-dependent transcriptional regulator, protein MYEQEPVKIFIVEDDPAYTKFLQYVLSLNPDFEVSTFSTGKDCLDNLYQKPSIITLDYTLPDMPGEKVLAEIKAFDNIQVIIISAQEKIGTAVELLKLGAYDYITKDEDTKNRLLNTINNARQNISLVKQIDHLKQEISEKYEFDKSIVGSSGALKKVFALLEKAVKTNITVSITGETGTGKELVAKAIHYNSKRKKKPFVAVNIAAIPSELMESELFGHEKGAFTGANTRRIGKFEEAEAGTIFLDEIGEMDLNLQAKLLRVIQERELTRIGGNEIIKLDIRLIVATHRDLAEEVKKGNFREDLYYRLLGLPVHLPPLRDRGNDIVILAKHFLQSFAKENDLPILRLSGEAQEKLLSYPFPGNVRELKSIMELAAVMANDNEINADDISFNSVSKETNFLFEEMTLRDYTFKIIRYYLDKYDNNVLQVADKLDIGKSTIYRYLKEMEDEPVK, encoded by the coding sequence ATGTACGAACAGGAACCGGTTAAAATATTCATTGTCGAAGACGATCCTGCTTATACCAAATTTTTGCAGTATGTGCTCAGTCTTAATCCCGACTTTGAAGTTTCAACCTTCTCAACAGGTAAAGACTGTCTGGATAACCTGTACCAAAAACCATCAATAATTACCCTTGACTATACACTGCCTGACATGCCCGGAGAAAAGGTTTTGGCTGAGATCAAAGCTTTCGATAACATTCAGGTCATAATTATTTCAGCGCAGGAAAAAATTGGCACAGCTGTGGAGCTCCTGAAACTTGGTGCCTATGATTACATCACAAAAGATGAAGACACCAAAAACAGGCTGCTTAACACCATCAATAATGCGCGGCAAAATATATCTCTGGTTAAACAAATCGACCACCTTAAGCAGGAGATTTCAGAGAAGTATGAGTTTGACAAAAGTATTGTTGGCAGTAGTGGTGCATTAAAAAAGGTATTCGCCTTGCTTGAAAAGGCTGTAAAAACCAATATAACCGTTTCTATTACCGGTGAAACGGGAACCGGAAAGGAGTTGGTAGCCAAAGCTATTCATTATAATTCAAAGCGTAAAAAGAAACCTTTTGTGGCTGTAAATATAGCCGCCATTCCGTCAGAGCTTATGGAGAGTGAACTTTTCGGTCATGAAAAAGGCGCTTTTACTGGGGCCAATACAAGACGTATCGGGAAGTTTGAGGAAGCCGAGGCTGGCACCATTTTTCTTGACGAAATCGGTGAAATGGACCTGAACCTGCAGGCTAAACTCCTGCGGGTAATACAGGAGCGTGAGCTGACCAGAATCGGTGGTAACGAAATTATTAAACTAGATATCAGACTAATTGTAGCCACTCACCGCGATCTTGCGGAGGAAGTAAAAAAAGGCAATTTCAGAGAAGACCTTTATTACAGGTTACTGGGGCTCCCCGTTCACCTCCCTCCTCTGCGCGATCGTGGTAATGACATTGTAATACTGGCCAAACATTTCCTACAATCATTTGCCAAAGAAAATGACTTGCCAATCCTGAGGCTATCCGGAGAAGCCCAGGAAAAACTGCTTAGTTATCCCTTCCCGGGCAATGTACGTGAGCTGAAATCCATTATGGAATTGGCGGCTGTTATGGCCAATGATAATGAAATAAATGCTGATGACATTAGTTTTAACAGCGTATCAAAAGAGACAAATTTCCTGTTTGAGGAAATGACCCTCAGGGATTACACCTTTAAGATTATCAGGTATTACCTTGACAAGTATGATAACAATGTACTACAGGTAGCAGATAAACTTGATATCGGTAAATCTACCATTTATCGGTACCTGAAGGAAATGGAAGATGAACCTGTTAAGTAA
- a CDS encoding PAS domain-containing hybrid sensor histidine kinase/response regulator has product MEAIKSLADYVNKGAFYKAVVEDGSDIIFIVDYNGNILYHNPSVEETLGHAPFSLIGKIFFDFVEPETLRNFKAEFEKSTTKPYDESIEFRFLCKDGSYKYLEFNSINLKHKEGFEGLILDCRDITQRKKDAEELLRAQKAKEQFLANMSHEIRTPINGIAGMVNLLTEATSEEDRVSYLNAIKNSTENLKVIINDILDLSVIESGKLKLEKIGFNIKYQLSAVIDTFQFQCKEKGIELKYSIDPNADTVLLGDPVRLNQILINLISNAVKFTHIGEINVKVELDRKEDKTHYIRFTVSDTGVGVPKEKVNHIFESFTQADESVTRRYGGTGLGLSIVKQLVELQNGTIEVRSMESKGTKFVFVIPYESGQIKDLVQPQSSKAKTTPRYSFKGLKVLLVEDNDINRLYALNILKKWQCEVDGAENGYIALERLRTNDYDIILMDIQMPVMDGYEATKNIRRGLKPPKSYIPIIALTANAIKGDNEKCMEVGMNDYLSKPFQPEDLYKVITKFAKEKPLQPIENEYIEATHDKVTDLTYLTNVCDGDKVFMRDMIETFITNTPSAINEMQKQISKMAWNKVGDVAHKLKPSITFMGIESLKPIIKKIEDNGRENYETDEIPALVNTLSSKCQLAFKELQKALNNL; this is encoded by the coding sequence ATGGAAGCAATAAAAAGTCTGGCCGATTATGTAAATAAAGGAGCCTTTTATAAAGCTGTTGTAGAGGATGGTTCGGATATTATCTTTATCGTAGACTACAATGGGAACATTTTGTATCACAATCCGTCCGTGGAAGAAACACTCGGACATGCACCTTTCAGCCTGATCGGTAAAATATTCTTTGATTTTGTAGAGCCGGAAACACTGAGAAACTTTAAGGCAGAGTTCGAAAAAAGCACCACAAAACCATATGATGAAAGTATCGAATTCCGTTTTTTGTGCAAAGACGGTTCCTACAAGTATTTGGAGTTTAACTCTATAAACTTAAAACACAAAGAGGGTTTTGAAGGGCTTATTCTTGATTGCAGGGATATTACGCAACGCAAAAAAGATGCTGAAGAGTTGCTCAGAGCGCAAAAGGCCAAAGAGCAATTTCTGGCCAACATGAGTCATGAGATAAGGACGCCCATCAATGGAATAGCGGGAATGGTCAACCTTTTGACAGAGGCTACCAGCGAAGAAGACAGGGTAAGCTACCTGAATGCCATTAAAAACTCAACAGAAAACTTAAAGGTAATTATTAATGACATTCTGGATCTGTCCGTGATCGAATCAGGAAAATTAAAGCTGGAAAAAATTGGTTTTAACATAAAATACCAGCTCAGCGCTGTTATTGATACTTTTCAATTTCAGTGTAAAGAAAAAGGGATAGAGTTAAAATATAGTATTGACCCTAATGCTGACACAGTATTGCTTGGAGACCCGGTACGGTTAAACCAAATACTTATTAACCTCATCAGTAATGCTGTCAAATTCACTCATATAGGCGAAATTAATGTTAAGGTTGAGCTGGACCGCAAAGAAGACAAGACACATTATATCAGATTTACCGTTAGTGATACCGGTGTAGGTGTACCTAAAGAAAAGGTTAATCATATCTTCGAAAGCTTTACCCAGGCCGATGAAAGTGTTACCCGCAGGTATGGCGGAACGGGCCTTGGCCTTTCTATCGTCAAGCAACTTGTAGAATTACAAAACGGCACCATTGAAGTAAGAAGTATGGAGAGCAAGGGCACCAAATTCGTTTTTGTAATTCCCTATGAATCCGGACAAATTAAGGATCTGGTTCAGCCACAGTCTTCCAAAGCCAAGACCACTCCACGCTATTCTTTTAAGGGTTTAAAAGTACTTTTGGTAGAAGACAACGACATTAATCGGTTATATGCCCTAAACATTCTAAAAAAATGGCAATGTGAAGTAGATGGTGCTGAAAATGGCTATATCGCACTTGAAAGATTAAGGACAAATGATTATGATATCATACTGATGGACATACAAATGCCTGTTATGGACGGGTATGAGGCAACCAAAAATATAAGAAGAGGGCTAAAACCACCAAAAAGTTATATTCCGATCATTGCTCTAACCGCCAACGCCATCAAAGGAGATAACGAGAAATGTATGGAAGTGGGCATGAATGATTACCTGTCAAAACCATTCCAGCCGGAAGATCTGTATAAGGTAATTACCAAATTCGCTAAAGAAAAACCACTTCAGCCCATTGAAAACGAATACATAGAAGCCACGCATGATAAAGTAACTGATCTCACTTACCTTACCAACGTCTGTGATGGTGATAAGGTATTTATGAGAGATATGATAGAAACTTTCATCACCAACACCCCTTCCGCCATTAATGAAATGCAAAAGCAGATCAGCAAGATGGCCTGGAATAAAGTAGGCGATGTAGCCCATAAACTAAAACCTTCAATTACATTTATGGGAATTGAATCTCTTAAGCCTATAATAAAGAAAATAGAGGATAATGGTAGAGAAAATTACGAGACGGACGAAATCCCTGCTCTCGTCAACACACTTTCCAGTAAGTGTCAGCTAGCTTTTAAGGAGCTTCAAAAGGCTCTTAATAATCTGTAG
- a CDS encoding tetratricopeptide repeat protein, producing MRLKYSLVFLAFISISAWSQNTVYQSESNTLFRKGLELLDKSDYTAARESFERFVEQSDDDIRKIDAEYYIAFSALSLYHSDGEKLIEDFIRKHQNHPKAAVAYLELGNFYFAQKNYNKAVKYLSKVNLSLVTEKQRQETRFKLGYAHFSQQEFNEALNYFNVLKRQTTPYAAASSYYAGYIEYENGEYDKAIADLERAEQSEAYKSVVPGMIANAYYKQKRYDDLIAYSKKVLAASGSVNQKDFYLLTADAYLNKGNFKQAAEYYALYNDQINNPSADIRYRAGYVNYRLGNNEEAINNLKHAASDRDSIGIYASYYLGILYLKEGNKLYALTAFDNARKNKISMNLREEGAYQYGKINYDLGRSEDAIEAFRLFITNYPKSSHIDEVNDLLSEAYLNSNNYNLAIEHIENMRSMNKSMEKVYQKATYFKGAELFNKGDYRQSIDLFKKSLKHPIDPEYVSMANLWAAEAYSVGQRYEEAIGHYQAIIGNPYARSSSSGLKARYGLGYAYYNTKAYGKALVHFKEYVTQLEPANDKLYYDDALLRLADCYYVSKSYDNALRYYNQAIKFNKVDNDYAQLQAGIVLGIQGNVALAGERYDFIINNYSRSRYYDDALFQKAQLNFEKGLYEEAVNGFSSLISQRSSSQYTPYAYMRRASSYYNLKQYDKSISDYKKILDTYPTHSIASEVLLPLQEVLNIQNKSAEFEGYLTQFKKANPEKKGIENVEFETAKNQYFNLDYQKSIASFRDYVRNYPDNPKVPEAKYYIAESYYRLSEFDKALEVYNDLLAKGTSNQLSRIIHRIAEIEYRAGRYENAAYFYYRLVSAANSKKEQYYGWAGLMESYYLLGKYDSTNHYANIILEKGNVNISSQNKASLYLGKAAYAKGNYEDAKDEFLNTLNTAKDEHGAEAQYLLGQIFYNNKQYQQSVEALIEINNSFNIYEEWVGKAYLLLADNYAALGDYFQAKGTLKSIIENFPLEHIRMKAKAKLIEIEQMQKTKDSSKIDESDSLTIDIKDIEN from the coding sequence ATGCGATTAAAATATAGTCTTGTGTTTCTTGCTTTCATAAGCATTTCCGCATGGAGCCAGAACACAGTATACCAATCTGAATCAAATACACTCTTCAGAAAAGGCCTTGAATTGCTGGATAAATCGGACTATACTGCCGCCAGGGAGAGTTTCGAGCGATTTGTAGAACAATCTGATGATGATATTCGGAAAATTGATGCAGAGTATTACATAGCCTTTAGCGCTCTAAGCCTTTACCATAGTGACGGAGAAAAGCTTATAGAGGACTTTATACGTAAACACCAGAACCATCCCAAAGCTGCTGTTGCCTATCTTGAGTTAGGTAATTTTTACTTTGCGCAGAAGAATTATAATAAAGCAGTAAAATACCTTTCGAAAGTTAACCTCTCTTTGGTTACCGAGAAGCAGCGACAGGAAACCCGTTTTAAGCTAGGTTATGCTCACTTTAGTCAGCAGGAATTCAATGAAGCATTAAATTACTTTAATGTACTCAAAAGGCAGACTACCCCATATGCAGCAGCATCGAGCTACTATGCCGGCTATATTGAGTATGAGAATGGTGAATACGACAAAGCCATAGCAGACCTTGAAAGAGCAGAGCAGAGCGAAGCTTATAAATCAGTAGTCCCGGGGATGATAGCCAATGCCTATTATAAGCAGAAACGATACGATGACCTCATTGCGTATAGCAAAAAGGTTTTGGCTGCTTCCGGAAGTGTCAATCAAAAGGACTTTTATTTGCTTACGGCAGATGCCTATCTTAATAAAGGGAATTTTAAGCAGGCAGCGGAATACTATGCCCTGTATAACGATCAGATCAATAACCCATCCGCTGACATACGCTATCGTGCAGGATATGTTAATTATCGGTTGGGAAATAACGAAGAGGCTATAAACAATTTAAAGCATGCGGCTTCCGACCGTGACAGTATAGGAATATACGCCTCGTATTATTTAGGTATACTCTATTTGAAGGAGGGAAACAAGCTTTATGCGCTTACAGCATTTGATAATGCAAGAAAGAACAAAATAAGTATGAACTTACGGGAAGAAGGAGCTTATCAGTACGGAAAGATCAATTATGACCTGGGGCGTTCTGAAGATGCTATTGAAGCTTTCCGGTTGTTTATAACCAATTACCCGAAGAGCAGTCATATTGATGAGGTAAATGACCTGCTTTCAGAAGCCTATCTCAACAGTAATAATTATAACCTTGCCATCGAGCATATTGAAAATATGCGGTCCATGAATAAAAGCATGGAGAAGGTATATCAAAAAGCAACTTATTTCAAAGGAGCAGAGCTTTTTAATAAGGGTGATTACCGCCAATCAATAGATTTGTTTAAAAAGTCTCTGAAACACCCCATAGATCCTGAGTATGTATCTATGGCCAATTTATGGGCTGCTGAGGCGTATTCGGTAGGGCAGAGGTACGAAGAGGCCATTGGACATTATCAGGCCATTATTGGTAACCCCTATGCAAGAAGCTCTTCCTCTGGTCTGAAGGCAAGGTATGGGCTTGGATATGCCTATTATAATACAAAGGCGTACGGTAAGGCATTGGTACATTTCAAAGAGTATGTCACTCAGCTTGAGCCGGCAAACGATAAATTATACTATGACGATGCTTTGTTGCGACTGGCGGATTGCTACTACGTATCCAAATCATATGATAACGCACTAAGGTATTATAATCAGGCCATTAAGTTTAATAAGGTAGATAATGATTATGCACAGTTACAGGCAGGGATTGTATTGGGTATTCAGGGAAATGTGGCTTTGGCCGGAGAGCGATATGATTTCATCATTAATAACTATTCGCGGTCAAGATATTATGATGATGCCTTGTTTCAGAAAGCCCAGTTGAATTTTGAGAAAGGACTTTATGAAGAGGCGGTTAACGGTTTTTCCAGTTTGATTTCTCAGCGATCTTCGAGTCAGTATACGCCGTATGCGTATATGAGAAGAGCTTCTTCCTATTACAACCTGAAGCAATATGACAAATCTATAAGCGATTACAAGAAAATACTGGATACATATCCAACACACTCAATAGCTTCCGAAGTGCTATTACCCTTGCAGGAAGTGCTTAATATTCAAAACAAGTCAGCTGAATTTGAGGGCTATCTAACGCAATTCAAAAAGGCAAACCCTGAGAAAAAAGGAATTGAAAATGTGGAGTTTGAAACTGCCAAAAACCAATATTTTAACCTTGATTATCAGAAGTCTATTGCTTCATTCAGGGACTATGTCCGCAATTACCCTGACAACCCAAAGGTGCCGGAGGCAAAGTATTATATAGCAGAGTCATATTATCGCTTAAGCGAGTTTGACAAAGCACTTGAAGTGTATAATGACCTTTTGGCAAAAGGCACGTCTAATCAGTTAAGCCGTATTATTCATCGAATTGCCGAAATCGAATACAGGGCAGGCAGGTATGAAAATGCAGCCTATTTCTACTATCGTTTGGTTAGTGCCGCGAACAGTAAAAAGGAACAGTATTACGGTTGGGCCGGACTGATGGAATCTTACTATCTCCTTGGAAAATATGATTCAACAAACCATTATGCTAACATTATTTTGGAAAAAGGTAATGTAAATATCAGCTCGCAGAATAAGGCATCTCTTTATTTGGGTAAGGCTGCCTATGCAAAGGGCAATTATGAAGATGCCAAAGACGAATTTTTGAATACGCTCAATACGGCTAAAGATGAACATGGCGCGGAAGCTCAATATTTATTGGGACAAATATTTTACAACAACAAGCAATATCAACAGTCAGTAGAAGCTCTTATAGAGATTAATAACAGCTTTAATATTTATGAAGAATGGGTAGGAAAGGCCTATCTGTTGCTGGCAGATAATTACGCGGCTTTGGGGGATTATTTTCAGGCCAAAGGTACACTGAAATCGATTATTGAAAACTTTCCTTTGGAACATATCCGTATGAAGGCTAAAGCTAAGCTAATAGAAATAGAACAGATGCAGAAGACCAAAGATAGTAGTAAAATTGATGAATCTGATAGTTTAACTATTGATATAAAAGATATTGAAAATTAA
- the holA gene encoding DNA polymerase III subunit delta — MAVTPESVLKDLKSKKYAPVYFLQGDETYYIDMISGYIENHILTESEKGFNQTILYGRDVNMNTILTNARRFPMMSERQVVIVREAQTVGDINKESGQKLLTDYIQNPVPSTILVFCHKNKTLDKRKALGKLIEKHAIALTTKKLYDNQVPVWVENYIKDKGFGITPKAVQMLADSIGNDLERLANEVDKMLINFKEKVQIDEAIVQRYVGISKDYNVFELQKALMTKDVVKANKIVNYFEANAKKNPIIPIVAILFAFYSKLLMAFHAKDKSERNLASVLKVSPYFVKDYIYAMKNYSPMQVVNNIHFIRQADLKSKGVDNISATDGQILKELVFKLLH; from the coding sequence ATGGCTGTAACTCCTGAAAGCGTACTTAAGGATTTAAAAAGTAAAAAATATGCCCCCGTTTATTTTCTTCAGGGAGATGAGACCTACTATATAGATATGATCTCAGGTTATATTGAGAATCATATACTGACCGAGAGCGAGAAGGGGTTTAACCAAACGATATTATATGGCCGGGATGTGAATATGAATACCATACTTACCAATGCCAGGCGTTTTCCTATGATGTCTGAAAGGCAGGTGGTAATAGTCAGGGAAGCTCAGACCGTTGGTGATATAAATAAGGAATCAGGACAGAAGCTGCTTACCGACTATATTCAGAATCCGGTACCTTCGACCATACTTGTTTTCTGCCATAAAAATAAAACTCTTGATAAGAGAAAGGCTCTTGGTAAGCTGATTGAAAAGCATGCAATTGCGCTTACTACAAAAAAGCTGTATGATAACCAGGTGCCGGTATGGGTGGAGAATTATATTAAAGACAAAGGTTTTGGAATAACACCAAAAGCAGTACAAATGCTGGCTGACTCTATAGGTAATGACCTGGAGCGTTTGGCCAATGAGGTTGATAAAATGCTTATTAACTTCAAAGAAAAAGTTCAGATCGATGAAGCCATTGTACAACGCTATGTGGGCATAAGTAAGGACTATAATGTATTTGAATTACAAAAGGCATTAATGACCAAGGATGTGGTCAAGGCTAATAAAATAGTTAACTACTTTGAGGCAAATGCCAAAAAGAACCCCATAATACCGATAGTGGCTATTTTATTTGCTTTCTACAGCAAGTTGTTAATGGCTTTTCATGCCAAAGACAAGTCCGAGAGAAACCTGGCCTCGGTGCTTAAGGTGAGCCCGTATTTTGTGAAAGACTACATTTATGCCATGAAAAACTACAGTCCAATGCAGGTAGTCAACAATATTCATTTTATCAGGCAGGCTGACCTGAAGTCCAAAGGGGTTGACAACATTTCTGCTACAGACGGGCAGATACTTAAAGAACTGGTATTTAAATTATTGCACTAG
- a CDS encoding rhomboid family intramembrane serine protease, with protein sequence MSNGRTLIGSAVVPFRFVFLMWLSFVVDFLLGYDLTVFGIWPRTLMGGIGIITAPLIHANYIHLLSNTIPLLFLGVVLFYSYYRIASGVFLRCYFFTNLLVWIFARPSFHVGASGLVYGIASFLIFYGFMRRDFKSIFISLIVLLVYGSIFYGVLPVNSHVSWESHLAGAIVGILTAYSYRKVKA encoded by the coding sequence ATGTCGAATGGTCGTACCTTAATAGGAAGTGCGGTAGTACCTTTTAGATTTGTATTTCTCATGTGGCTATCTTTTGTGGTAGACTTTTTATTAGGGTACGACCTGACAGTTTTTGGCATTTGGCCAAGAACGCTCATGGGAGGTATTGGTATTATAACTGCTCCCTTGATCCACGCCAACTATATCCACCTGCTTTCCAATACCATTCCATTATTATTTTTAGGGGTGGTGTTATTCTATTCCTATTACAGAATTGCTTCCGGGGTTTTTCTGAGATGCTATTTTTTTACTAATCTGCTGGTATGGATTTTTGCAAGACCATCTTTCCATGTGGGAGCCAGTGGTTTGGTATATGGTATTGCGTCTTTTTTGATTTTTTACGGGTTCATGAGGAGGGATTTTAAATCCATTTTCATCTCATTGATTGTGCTTCTTGTATATGGATCCATTTTTTATGGAGTTTTGCCGGTCAATTCTCACGTTTCCTGGGAGTCACATTTGGCGGGTGCTATTGTCGGAATACTAACTGCTTATAGTTACAGGAAGGTTAAGGCGTGA